In Camelus dromedarius isolate mCamDro1 chromosome 24, mCamDro1.pat, whole genome shotgun sequence, one genomic interval encodes:
- the LOC105099373 gene encoding radial spoke head 10 homolog B isoform X1: protein MVKEKKRADKKGDKSARSPLSVSNYPVFSKQDGNSVSQDMPPGASPPLDVPLKERGLKRESINENLQNEHTTQYEEPTLTKLMVESYEGGKVHGRYEGEGFAVFQGGGTYHGMFSEGLLHGQGTYVWADGLKYEGDFVKNLPMNHGIYTWLDGSTYEGEVLNSMRNGFGTFKCGTQPVSYIGHQCHGKRHGKGSIYYNQDGTSWYEGDWVYNIKQGWGIRCYKSGNIYEGQWENNVRHGEGRMRWLTTNEEYTGQWDRGVQNGFGTHTWFLKRIPYSQYPLRNEYIGEFVKGARHGHGKFYYASGAMYEGEWVSNKKHGMGRLTFKNGRVYDGPFCNDHIAEFPDLEGELISYPDLPSEPALRSQSLGSSISTEIIRKLDGSESSSVLGLSTELDLSLVLNMFPERDQSEEKKQVEYAILRNITELRRIYSFYSSLGCSCSLDNTFLMTKLHFWRFLKDCKFHHHKITLADMDRVLSANNDIPVEEIHSPFTTILLRTFLNSLLQLAFHIHHKEYQNKSPLLFLCFTKLMTENIHPNACHVKGHLFCEVQRTLYSMNYIDKCWEIYTVYCRPSAAPPYELTMKMRHFLWMLKNFKMINKELTATKFVEVIAEDNPFVHDGIDSNFELELVFLEFFEALLCFAHISVPDQTTKSCLNFPNDDISGNKFGSTYMMTNQSTQDRSASAVTSPESEVQCGSNESASSKLGLLLDIGKMSKSEPKVKTSLSDGRASKMNFKSPGKGLTFLLSQNEKKEKSKDEQKEKLNMWITNMYIFFVNTLFQAHKHEETLKEKVREYRLHNEAMAQQREMEDDELEARLNSLKEEEAKRPDLEVDITVIKEPVDAPSSSITPSPPKEDTVVSQSSKSTASKKKRK, encoded by the exons atggtgaaagaaaagaaaagagcagaCAAAAAAGGGGATAAGTCTGCCCGCTCTCCCTTGTCTGTGTCCAATTACccagtgttttccaaacaagatggCAACTCTGTGAGTCAAGATATGCCCCCAGGTGCTTCACCACCCCTGGATGTGCCGCTCAAGGAACGGGGGCTCAAGAGAGAGTCCATAAATGAAAATCTGCAGAATGAACATACCACCCAGTATGAAGAGCCCACTCTGACCAAACTCATGGTAGAAag CTATGAAGGGGGAAAAGTCCACGGACGGTACGAGGGGGAAGGCTTTGCCGTCTTTCAAGGAGGCGGTACCTACCAC GGTATGTTTTCAGAAGGACTCCTGCACGGGCAAGGGACTTATGTCTGGGCCGATGGACTGAAATATGAG GGGGACTTTGTGAAGAACCTCCCCATGAACCATGGCATCTACACGTGGCTGGACGGCAGCACCTACGAAGGAGAAGTGCTCAACAGCATGAGGAACGGGTTTGGCACATTCAAGTGCGGCACTCAGCCCGTGTCCTACATCGGCCACCAGTGCCACGGCAAGAGACATGGGAAG GGCTCCATTTATTACAACCAAGACGGCACCTCCTGGTATGAGGGCGACTGGGTGTACAACATCAAACAGGGCTGGGGGATTAGATG TTACAAATCTGGAAACATCTATGAAGGACAGTGGGAAAACAACGTGCGGCACGGGGAGGGCAGGATGAGGTGGCTGACCACCAACGAAGAGTACACCGGCCAGTGGGATAGGGGCGTCCAG aATGGCTTTGGAACACACACATGGTTTCTAAAGAGAATCCCCTACTCCCAGTATCCTTTGAGAAATGAATACATAGGAGAGTTTGTAAAGGGGGCCCGTCACGGCCATGGGAAGTTTTATTATGCCAGTGGAGCCATGTATGAAGGAGAATGGGTTTCCAACAAAAAACATGGCATG GGCCGGTTAACTTTCAAGAATGGGCGTGTGTATGATGGTCCGTTTTGCAATGACCACATAGCGGAGTTTCCAGATCTTGAAGGTGAATTGATAAGTTACCCGGACCTGCCTTCAGAACCTGCCCTCAGGAGCCAGTCCCTCGGATCCTCCATCAGCACCG AAATCATCAGAAAGCTTGATGGCAGTGAAAGCAGTTCCGTGTTAGGATTGAGCACTGAGCTGGATCTCAGCTTGGTGCTGAACATGTTCCCTGAGAGAGACCAGTCAGAAGAAAAGAAGCAG gTAGAATATGCTATCTTAAGAAATATCACTGAGTTAAGAAGAATCTATAGCTTTTACAGCAGCCTAGGATGTAGCTGCTCCCTGGATAACACCTTTCTGATGACAAAGCTTCACTTCTGGAGGTTTCTGAAAGATTGCAAATTTCATCACCATAAAATAACCCTTGCTGATATGGACAGGGTACTGAGTG CCAATAATGACATACCAGTTGAAGAAATTCATTCTCCATTTACAacaatacttctgaggacatttCTGAATTCTCTCCTGCAGTTGGCGTTCCACATTCATCACAAAGAATACCA GAACAAAAGCCCATTGCTCTTTCTGTGTTTTACAAAACTGATGACTGAGAACATTCATCCAAATGCCTGCCACGTCAAAG GCCACTTATTCTGTGAGGTGCAGCGGACGCTCTATTCAATGAATTACATTGATAAGTGCTGGGAGATCTATACAGTTTACTGCAGACCCAGTGCAGCTCCTCCCTACGAGCTGACCATGAAGATGAGACACTTCCTCTGGATGCTGAAG AACTTTAAAATGATCAATAAAGAATTAACAGCAACCAAATTTGTGGAGGTCATAGCAGAGGATAATCCTTTCGTGCATGACGGAATTGACAGCAACTTTGAACTTGAG CTGGTTTTCCTGGAATTCTTCGAAGCTCTGTTATGCTTCGCACACATCTCTGTTCCTGACCAAACGACTAAATCCTGtttaaattttccaaatgatGACATCTCTGGAAACAAATTTGGAAGCACTTACATGATGACAAATCAG AGCACCCAGGACAGGAGCGCAAGCGCAGTGACCAGCCCGGAGTCTGAGGTGCAGTGTGGCAGCAACGAGTCGGCTTCAAGCAAGTTAGGCCTCTTGCTCGATATCGGCAAAATGAGTAAATCAGAG CCCAAGGTCAAGACGTCTCTAAGCGACGGGAGAGCCTCCAAGATGAATTTTAAATCTCCGGGGAAAGGGCTAACCTTCCTTTTATCTCAAAATG agaaaaaagaaaaatccaaggatgaacaaaaggaaaaactcaaCATGTGGATCACTAACATGTACATCTTTTTTGTGAACACACTCTTCCAAGCACATAAACACGAAGAAACCCTCAAGGAGAAAGTCAGGGAATACCGGCTGCATAATGAAGCGATGGCCCAGCAGAGGGAAATGGAAGACGATGAGCTGGAAGCCAG GCTAAACAGCTTGAAAGAGGAAGAGGCCAAAAGACCAGACCTGGAGGTCGATATCACTGTGATCAAGGAACCGGTGGACGCCCCCTCCTCCAGTATCACACCGAGCCCCCCGAAAGAGGACACGGTGGTTTCTCAGAGCAGCAAATCCACCGCaagtaagaaaaagagaaagtag
- the LOC105099373 gene encoding radial spoke head 10 homolog B isoform X2, translating to MVKEKKRADKKGDKSARSPLSVSNYPVFSKQDGNSVSQDMPPGASPPLDVPLKERGLKRESINENLQNEHTTQYEEPTLTKLMVESYEGGKVHGRYEGEGFAVFQGGGTYHGMFSEGLLHGQGTYVWADGLKYEGDFVKNLPMNHGIYTWLDGSTYEGEVLNSMRNGFGTFKCGTQPVSYIGHQCHGKRHGKGSIYYNQDGTSWYEGDWVYNIKQGWGIRCYKSGNIYEGQWENNVRHGEGRMRWLTTNEEYTGQWDRGVQNGFGTHTWFLKRIPYSQYPLRNEYIGEFVKGARHGHGKFYYASGAMYEGEWVSNKKHGMGRLTFKNGRVYDGPFCNDHIAEFPDLEGELISYPDLPSEPALRSQSLGSSISTEIIRKLDGSESSSVLGLSTELDLSLVLNMFPERDQSEEKKQVEYAILRNITELRRIYSFYSSLGCSCSLDNTFLMTKLHFWRFLKDCKFHHHKITLADMDRVLSANNDIPVEEIHSPFTTILLRTFLNSLLQLAFHIHHKEYQNKSPLLFLCFTKLMTENIHPNACHVKGHLFCEVQRTLYSMNYIDKCWEIYTVYCRPSAAPPYELTMKMRHFLWMLKNFKMINKELTATKFVEVIAEDNPFVHDGIDSNFELELVFLEFFEALLCFAHISVPDQTTKSCLNFPNDDISGNKFGSTYMMTNQSTQDRSASAVTSPESEVQCGSNESASSKLGLLLDIGKMSKSEPKVKTSLSDGRASKMNFKSPGKGLTFLLSQNGITT from the exons atggtgaaagaaaagaaaagagcagaCAAAAAAGGGGATAAGTCTGCCCGCTCTCCCTTGTCTGTGTCCAATTACccagtgttttccaaacaagatggCAACTCTGTGAGTCAAGATATGCCCCCAGGTGCTTCACCACCCCTGGATGTGCCGCTCAAGGAACGGGGGCTCAAGAGAGAGTCCATAAATGAAAATCTGCAGAATGAACATACCACCCAGTATGAAGAGCCCACTCTGACCAAACTCATGGTAGAAag CTATGAAGGGGGAAAAGTCCACGGACGGTACGAGGGGGAAGGCTTTGCCGTCTTTCAAGGAGGCGGTACCTACCAC GGTATGTTTTCAGAAGGACTCCTGCACGGGCAAGGGACTTATGTCTGGGCCGATGGACTGAAATATGAG GGGGACTTTGTGAAGAACCTCCCCATGAACCATGGCATCTACACGTGGCTGGACGGCAGCACCTACGAAGGAGAAGTGCTCAACAGCATGAGGAACGGGTTTGGCACATTCAAGTGCGGCACTCAGCCCGTGTCCTACATCGGCCACCAGTGCCACGGCAAGAGACATGGGAAG GGCTCCATTTATTACAACCAAGACGGCACCTCCTGGTATGAGGGCGACTGGGTGTACAACATCAAACAGGGCTGGGGGATTAGATG TTACAAATCTGGAAACATCTATGAAGGACAGTGGGAAAACAACGTGCGGCACGGGGAGGGCAGGATGAGGTGGCTGACCACCAACGAAGAGTACACCGGCCAGTGGGATAGGGGCGTCCAG aATGGCTTTGGAACACACACATGGTTTCTAAAGAGAATCCCCTACTCCCAGTATCCTTTGAGAAATGAATACATAGGAGAGTTTGTAAAGGGGGCCCGTCACGGCCATGGGAAGTTTTATTATGCCAGTGGAGCCATGTATGAAGGAGAATGGGTTTCCAACAAAAAACATGGCATG GGCCGGTTAACTTTCAAGAATGGGCGTGTGTATGATGGTCCGTTTTGCAATGACCACATAGCGGAGTTTCCAGATCTTGAAGGTGAATTGATAAGTTACCCGGACCTGCCTTCAGAACCTGCCCTCAGGAGCCAGTCCCTCGGATCCTCCATCAGCACCG AAATCATCAGAAAGCTTGATGGCAGTGAAAGCAGTTCCGTGTTAGGATTGAGCACTGAGCTGGATCTCAGCTTGGTGCTGAACATGTTCCCTGAGAGAGACCAGTCAGAAGAAAAGAAGCAG gTAGAATATGCTATCTTAAGAAATATCACTGAGTTAAGAAGAATCTATAGCTTTTACAGCAGCCTAGGATGTAGCTGCTCCCTGGATAACACCTTTCTGATGACAAAGCTTCACTTCTGGAGGTTTCTGAAAGATTGCAAATTTCATCACCATAAAATAACCCTTGCTGATATGGACAGGGTACTGAGTG CCAATAATGACATACCAGTTGAAGAAATTCATTCTCCATTTACAacaatacttctgaggacatttCTGAATTCTCTCCTGCAGTTGGCGTTCCACATTCATCACAAAGAATACCA GAACAAAAGCCCATTGCTCTTTCTGTGTTTTACAAAACTGATGACTGAGAACATTCATCCAAATGCCTGCCACGTCAAAG GCCACTTATTCTGTGAGGTGCAGCGGACGCTCTATTCAATGAATTACATTGATAAGTGCTGGGAGATCTATACAGTTTACTGCAGACCCAGTGCAGCTCCTCCCTACGAGCTGACCATGAAGATGAGACACTTCCTCTGGATGCTGAAG AACTTTAAAATGATCAATAAAGAATTAACAGCAACCAAATTTGTGGAGGTCATAGCAGAGGATAATCCTTTCGTGCATGACGGAATTGACAGCAACTTTGAACTTGAG CTGGTTTTCCTGGAATTCTTCGAAGCTCTGTTATGCTTCGCACACATCTCTGTTCCTGACCAAACGACTAAATCCTGtttaaattttccaaatgatGACATCTCTGGAAACAAATTTGGAAGCACTTACATGATGACAAATCAG AGCACCCAGGACAGGAGCGCAAGCGCAGTGACCAGCCCGGAGTCTGAGGTGCAGTGTGGCAGCAACGAGTCGGCTTCAAGCAAGTTAGGCCTCTTGCTCGATATCGGCAAAATGAGTAAATCAGAG CCCAAGGTCAAGACGTCTCTAAGCGACGGGAGAGCCTCCAAGATGAATTTTAAATCTCCGGGGAAAGGGCTAACCTTCCTTTTATCTCAAAATG GTATCACTACCTGA